One Pseudomonadota bacterium genomic region harbors:
- a CDS encoding YHS domain-containing protein — translation MMTLGNILWLLIIGLFFAFMMKKGGGCCGGGGHEKHDEHAHTESGDGKKIDPVCKMEVDPGKAAHETDYRGEKIFFCSTQCRDKFENAPETFLKSHDTESHGSCH, via the coding sequence ATGATGACACTAGGAAACATATTGTGGTTACTTATAATCGGGTTGTTTTTCGCTTTCATGATGAAAAAGGGCGGCGGTTGTTGCGGTGGTGGCGGGCATGAGAAACATGACGAACATGCCCACACCGAGAGCGGTGACGGCAAGAAAATCGACCCTGTATGCAAAATGGAGGTTGACCCCGGGAAAGCGGCCCATGAGACCGATTACCGAGGCGAAAAGATTTTTTTCTGCTCTACCCAATGCCGGGACAAGTTTGAAAATGCCCCGGAAACATTTTTAAAGAGCCATGATAC
- a CDS encoding MerR family DNA-binding protein, producing MKGLTIGKLAKSAGIGIETVRFYEKQGLLDPPPRTESNYRIYPDEEIVKLRFIKRAKTLGFSLNEIKGLILLTHDPHATKADIKRRTDEKIKDIRQKIEDLTRMLGALEHLAGACDGHGPVAECPIIEALVSDIEDESHQH from the coding sequence ATGAAAGGATTGACCATAGGAAAATTGGCAAAAAGTGCCGGAATCGGGATTGAGACGGTACGGTTTTATGAAAAGCAGGGGTTGCTCGATCCTCCACCGCGAACCGAATCCAATTACAGGATTTATCCGGATGAAGAAATTGTAAAGCTCCGCTTCATCAAAAGAGCCAAAACATTAGGTTTTTCACTCAACGAGATCAAAGGACTGATTTTATTGACCCACGATCCCCATGCCACCAAGGCGGACATTAAGCGCCGAACTGACGAAAAGATCAAGGACATCAGACAGAAAATTGAAGATCTGACCCGTATGCTCGGGGCGTTAGAGCATCTCGCCGGGGCTTGCGACGGGCATGGTCCTGTTGCCGAATGTCCGATTATCGAAGCCTTAGTATCTGATATCGAAGATGAGTCCCATCAACATTGA
- a CDS encoding ABC transporter ATP-binding protein produces the protein DPAHQINVMDLMQRFRRERNTTIVMVSHDLNLAAMYGDRLLLLKDGGIVKLGTPQQVLGKEQLEATYGCRMYVDESPLGDVPRVMPVPKEFLRD, from the coding sequence TCGATCCTGCGCATCAGATTAATGTAATGGATCTCATGCAGCGCTTCAGGCGGGAGAGGAATACAACCATTGTCATGGTTTCCCATGATCTGAATCTGGCGGCAATGTATGGTGACCGGCTTCTTCTGCTCAAAGACGGGGGAATCGTCAAACTCGGCACTCCGCAGCAGGTTCTTGGAAAAGAGCAGTTGGAGGCAACTTATGGATGCCGGATGTATGTGGATGAGAGTCCGCTGGGGGATGTTCCTCGAGTGATGCCGGTTCCAAAGGAATTTTTAAGGGATTAA